In Geotalea uraniireducens, one genomic interval encodes:
- the hpnH gene encoding adenosyl-hopene transferase HpnH gives MRFPWKLNYDLTKYIISNKLQKIEKYPLVLMLEPTHLCNLACSGCGRIREYAETIQQMMSLEECLRSVDECPAPVVTITGGEPFLYSHIYELIPEVLDRGKHIQLCTNGLLLEKALENMKPHPNLTLNVHMDGLEETHDRILERKGTFKTAIAGIRKAKSLGFRVCTNTTIFKDSDLVEIEMLFSLLTDIGVDGLLVAPGFDYEAVGENLFLQRREIEKKFEEVYRMSKRFRFWSTPMYLRFLKGEKKLACTPWGNPTRNPLGWKAPCYLITDTHYPTFREMMAKTDWDKYGVGKDPRCAQCMMHCGFEPTVVNEIGKSWKDILEMIIWNFS, from the coding sequence ATGCGTTTTCCGTGGAAGCTTAACTACGACCTGACCAAATACATCATTTCGAACAAGCTGCAAAAGATCGAAAAATACCCACTGGTACTGATGCTGGAGCCAACCCACCTCTGTAACCTCGCCTGTTCCGGCTGTGGCCGGATTCGCGAATACGCCGAGACCATCCAGCAGATGATGAGCCTGGAAGAATGTCTCCGCTCGGTGGACGAATGCCCGGCCCCGGTAGTTACCATTACCGGTGGCGAACCGTTCCTCTACAGCCACATCTACGAACTGATCCCGGAAGTGCTCGACCGGGGGAAACACATCCAGCTCTGCACCAACGGCCTGCTGCTGGAAAAGGCCCTCGAGAACATGAAGCCCCACCCCAATCTGACCCTCAATGTCCACATGGACGGACTGGAAGAGACCCACGACCGGATTCTGGAGCGGAAAGGGACCTTCAAGACCGCCATCGCCGGCATCAGGAAGGCCAAGTCGCTGGGGTTCCGTGTCTGCACCAACACCACCATTTTCAAGGATTCTGACCTGGTGGAAATCGAGATGCTCTTCTCGCTGTTGACCGATATCGGCGTCGACGGACTGCTGGTGGCACCCGGCTTCGACTACGAGGCGGTTGGCGAGAACCTCTTCCTGCAACGCCGGGAGATTGAGAAGAAATTCGAGGAAGTCTACCGGATGAGCAAGCGGTTCCGCTTCTGGTCCACCCCCATGTACCTCCGTTTCCTCAAGGGAGAGAAGAAGCTCGCCTGCACGCCGTGGGGCAATCCGACCCGCAACCCGCTGGGGTGGAAAGCCCCCTGCTACCTGATCACCGACACCCACTACCCGACCTTCCGGGAGATGATGGCCAAGACCGACTGGGACAAGTACGGTGTCGGCAAGGACCCCCGCTGTGCCCAGTGCATGATGCACTGCGGTTTCGAACCGACGGTGGTTAACGAGATCGGCAAGAGCTGGAAGGATATTCTGGAAATGATTATCTGGAATTTCAGCTAG
- the dxs gene encoding 1-deoxy-D-xylulose-5-phosphate synthase gives MYKLLDTINSPTDLKQIKREDLPALAAEIRRFLLETVAQTGGHLASNLGAVELSIALHYCFDSPTDRIIWDVGHQAYTHKILTGRRDRFHTQRQYGGISGFPKRSESPHDAFGAGHSSTSISAGLGMAVARDLDGKESKVIAVIGDGSLTGGIAFEALNQAGHLHKNLIVVLNDNEMSISRNVGAFSSFVSRKLTGSYFRDLKKEMQGLLQNIPAIGKDILHFARRAENSLKGFLTPGMLFEALGFEYIGPLNGNDLPQLLEVMKNARDLDGPVLIHIMTTKGKGYLPAETNPDVFHGVGPFDVATGKTTAKGGGASYTGVFGATMVKLAEEDERIVAITAAMPDGTGLTPFARRFPERFFDVGIAEQHGLTFAAGLAAEGFRPVTAIYSTFMQRAYDQVFHDICLQKLPVTLALDRGGLVGDDGPTHHGVFDLSYLRHLPELTLMAPKDENELQHMLKTAIYHGRPIALRYPRGTGYGIPLDQELRALEIGRGELITDGGDVTIVAIGSTVYPAVEAAKNLRERGIAATVINARFVKPLDRELILDAAQRTGCLVTVEENALQGGFGSAVLELLADEGLTDVRVKRLGIPDRFIEQGSQAQLRKDLGLDAAGIAAATEAFLKSRQQPPLSLAR, from the coding sequence ATGTACAAGCTGCTCGATACCATAAACAGTCCGACGGACCTCAAGCAGATCAAGCGCGAGGACCTGCCCGCCCTGGCCGCCGAAATCCGCCGTTTTCTGCTGGAAACCGTAGCCCAGACCGGCGGTCACCTGGCATCGAACCTGGGGGCGGTCGAGCTTTCCATCGCCCTCCACTACTGCTTCGACTCGCCGACCGACCGGATCATCTGGGACGTGGGACACCAGGCCTATACCCACAAGATCCTCACCGGCCGCCGCGACCGCTTCCATACCCAGCGCCAGTACGGCGGCATCAGCGGCTTCCCGAAGCGGAGCGAATCGCCCCACGACGCCTTCGGCGCCGGCCACTCGTCGACCTCCATCTCCGCCGGTCTCGGCATGGCGGTGGCCCGTGACCTGGACGGCAAGGAAAGCAAGGTGATCGCGGTGATCGGCGACGGCTCGCTCACCGGGGGCATCGCCTTCGAGGCCCTCAACCAGGCGGGCCATCTCCACAAGAACCTGATCGTGGTCCTCAACGACAACGAGATGTCGATCTCCAGGAACGTCGGCGCCTTTTCCTCCTTCGTCTCCCGCAAGCTGACCGGCAGCTACTTCCGCGACCTGAAGAAGGAGATGCAGGGGCTCCTGCAGAATATTCCGGCCATCGGCAAAGATATTCTTCATTTCGCCCGCCGGGCGGAAAACTCCCTCAAGGGATTCCTCACCCCCGGGATGCTCTTCGAAGCCCTCGGCTTTGAATACATCGGCCCGCTCAACGGCAACGACCTTCCCCAGCTGCTGGAGGTGATGAAGAATGCCCGCGATCTCGACGGCCCGGTGCTGATTCACATCATGACCACCAAGGGGAAGGGATACCTGCCGGCCGAAACCAACCCCGACGTCTTCCACGGCGTCGGCCCTTTCGACGTCGCCACCGGCAAGACCACCGCCAAAGGGGGCGGCGCCTCCTACACCGGGGTCTTCGGCGCCACCATGGTGAAACTGGCCGAGGAAGACGAGCGGATCGTCGCCATCACCGCCGCCATGCCTGACGGCACCGGGCTGACCCCCTTTGCCCGCCGCTTCCCTGAACGGTTCTTCGACGTCGGCATCGCCGAACAGCACGGCCTGACTTTTGCCGCCGGGCTGGCCGCCGAAGGGTTCCGGCCGGTGACTGCCATCTATTCAACCTTCATGCAGCGGGCCTACGACCAGGTGTTCCATGACATCTGCCTGCAGAAGCTCCCCGTCACCCTCGCCCTTGACCGGGGGGGGCTGGTGGGCGATGACGGCCCGACCCATCACGGTGTCTTCGACCTCTCCTACCTGCGCCATCTGCCGGAGCTGACCCTGATGGCGCCGAAGGACGAGAACGAGCTGCAGCACATGTTGAAAACCGCCATCTACCACGGCCGCCCCATCGCACTCCGCTATCCGCGCGGCACCGGCTACGGCATTCCGCTCGACCAGGAACTCCGGGCACTGGAAATCGGCCGGGGCGAACTCATCACCGATGGCGGCGACGTGACGATCGTGGCCATCGGCAGCACCGTCTACCCGGCGGTCGAGGCCGCCAAAAACCTCCGCGAGCGGGGCATTGCCGCCACCGTCATCAACGCCCGCTTCGTCAAGCCGCTCGACCGGGAACTGATCCTCGACGCCGCCCAGCGGACCGGCTGCCTCGTCACTGTCGAAGAAAACGCCCTGCAAGGGGGCTTCGGCAGCGCCGTCCTGGAACTGCTGGCCGACGAGGGGCTGACCGACGTACGGGTAAAGCGGCTCGGCATCCCAGACCGGTTTATCGAGCAGGGGAGCCAGGCACAGCTGCGCAAGGATTTGGGGCTGGATGCCGCCGGCATCGCCGCTGCAACGGAGGCATTTCTCAAGTCCCGGCAACAACCGCCACTCTCGCTGGCAAGATAG
- the hpnA gene encoding hopanoid-associated sugar epimerase, producing MKVFVTGATGFIGASIVRELLADGHQVKVLVRPSADRGNLAGLDVEICPGDLGDRGALARGLAGCGWLFHAAADYRLWTRDPAAMYAANVDGTRNILTAARESGIARVVYTSSVGTLGNPGDGTPGSETTPVTFADMVGHYKKSKFLAEREAEKFVAEGLPLVIVNPSTPVGPFDIKPTPTGKIIVDFLNRKMPAYLDTGLNIIDVQDCARGHLLAAKRGTVGEKYILGNENLTLRQIFALLAEITGLAAPRVRLPHTPLLLAAHLNEGLARITGREPLIPLAGVQMAKKFMFFDSTKAVRELGLPQRPAAESLRRAVEWFRAHGYAR from the coding sequence ATGAAGGTTTTCGTAACCGGGGCGACCGGATTCATAGGCGCGAGCATCGTTCGGGAACTGCTGGCCGATGGCCACCAGGTCAAGGTACTCGTCCGGCCGAGTGCCGACCGCGGCAACCTGGCCGGGCTCGACGTGGAGATCTGCCCCGGCGACCTCGGGGACCGGGGCGCGCTGGCCCGGGGACTCGCCGGCTGCGGCTGGCTGTTCCATGCCGCCGCCGACTACCGGCTCTGGACCCGCGATCCTGCCGCCATGTACGCCGCCAACGTTGACGGCACCAGGAATATCCTGACGGCGGCACGGGAAAGCGGCATTGCCCGGGTCGTCTACACCAGCAGCGTCGGCACCCTCGGCAACCCCGGCGACGGCACGCCGGGGAGCGAAACCACTCCGGTCACCTTTGCCGACATGGTCGGCCATTACAAGAAAAGCAAGTTCCTCGCGGAGCGGGAAGCGGAGAAGTTCGTCGCCGAGGGGCTGCCGCTGGTGATCGTCAACCCCTCGACCCCGGTCGGTCCCTTCGACATCAAACCGACCCCGACGGGAAAGATCATCGTCGATTTCCTCAATCGGAAGATGCCGGCCTACCTGGACACCGGCCTGAACATCATCGACGTCCAGGATTGTGCCCGCGGCCACCTGCTGGCGGCCAAACGGGGAACGGTCGGCGAGAAATACATCCTCGGCAACGAAAATCTGACCCTGCGACAGATTTTCGCCCTGCTGGCGGAGATCACCGGGCTGGCAGCGCCGCGGGTCAGGCTTCCCCACACCCCGCTGTTGCTGGCCGCCCACCTGAACGAAGGGCTGGCCCGGATCACCGGCCGGGAACCGCTGATCCCGCTGGCCGGGGTGCAGATGGCCAAGAAGTTTATGTTTTTCGACTCGACCAAGGCGGTCAGGGAACTTGGCCTTCCCCAACGGCCGGCCGCGGAATCCCTGCGCCGGGCGGTCGAGTGGTTCCGCGCCCACGGCTATGCCCGCTAG
- the shc gene encoding squalene--hopene cyclase, producing MNTSKHPISNALTSFSEPVREVKEDNRKKPGAKIHHLPASIWKKRDVEGNTPLDRTIERTRDFFFREQLPEGYWWAELESNVTITSEYIMLFHFMGLVNKEKERKMANYILSKQTEEGYWCIYYGGPGDLSTTIEAYFALKLAGYPADHPAMAKARAFILSKGGILKARVFTKIFLALFGEFSWLGVPSMPIELMLLPNWAYFNMYEFSSWSRATIIPLSIVMAERPVRKLPPWARVQELYVRPPRPTDYTFTKEDGIFTWKNFFIGIDHLLKVYESNPIRPFKKRSMAMAEQWVLDHQEPSGDWGGIQPAMLNSVLALHCLGYANDHPAVANGLQALANFCVEGENEIVLQSCVSPVWDTALGLMALADAEVPTDHPALVKAAQWLLDREVRKAGDWRIKSPDLAPGGWAFEFLNDWYPDVDDSGIVMMAINHIRVKDEQAKQDAIKRGINWCLGMQSKNGGWGAFDKDNTKHILNKIPFADLEALIDPPTADLTGRMLELMGTFGYPQDHPAAQRALKFIWETQEPEGPWWGRWGVNYLYGTWSVLSGLAAIGLDMSSPDIHRAINWIKSRQNADGGWGETCASYDDPSLAGVGESTASQTGWALLSLLAAGEVNSTAVARGVQYLIDTQKPDGTWDEDNFTGTGFPKYFMIKYHIYRNCFPLMALGRYRAQLVGQAG from the coding sequence ATGAATACCTCTAAACATCCAATTTCCAACGCACTTACGTCATTCAGCGAACCGGTGCGGGAGGTAAAAGAGGATAACCGAAAAAAACCGGGGGCCAAGATTCACCATCTGCCGGCCTCCATCTGGAAAAAGCGGGACGTCGAGGGGAATACCCCCCTGGATCGGACCATCGAGCGGACCCGTGACTTCTTTTTCCGCGAGCAATTGCCGGAAGGGTACTGGTGGGCCGAACTGGAGTCCAACGTCACCATCACCTCCGAGTACATCATGCTCTTCCATTTCATGGGGCTGGTGAACAAGGAAAAAGAACGGAAGATGGCCAACTACATCCTCAGCAAGCAGACCGAGGAAGGGTACTGGTGCATCTATTACGGCGGCCCCGGTGACCTGTCGACCACGATCGAGGCATACTTCGCCCTCAAGCTGGCCGGCTACCCGGCCGACCATCCGGCCATGGCCAAGGCCCGCGCCTTCATCCTCAGCAAGGGGGGGATCCTCAAGGCCCGGGTCTTCACCAAGATCTTCCTGGCGCTGTTCGGCGAATTCTCCTGGCTCGGCGTTCCGTCGATGCCGATCGAGCTGATGCTGCTGCCGAACTGGGCGTATTTCAACATGTACGAGTTCTCCAGCTGGTCCCGGGCGACAATCATCCCGCTCTCGATCGTCATGGCCGAGCGGCCGGTGCGCAAGCTTCCCCCCTGGGCCCGGGTCCAGGAGCTCTACGTCCGGCCACCGCGGCCGACCGACTATACTTTCACCAAGGAAGACGGCATCTTTACCTGGAAGAACTTTTTCATCGGCATCGATCACTTGCTGAAGGTCTACGAATCGAACCCGATCCGCCCGTTCAAAAAGCGGTCGATGGCGATGGCCGAACAGTGGGTGCTCGACCACCAGGAGCCGAGCGGCGACTGGGGCGGCATTCAGCCGGCGATGCTCAATTCGGTGCTGGCGCTGCACTGCCTCGGTTACGCCAACGACCACCCGGCAGTGGCCAACGGCCTGCAGGCCCTGGCCAATTTCTGTGTCGAAGGGGAAAACGAGATCGTCCTCCAGTCATGCGTCTCGCCGGTCTGGGATACTGCGCTGGGCCTGATGGCCCTGGCCGACGCGGAAGTGCCGACCGACCACCCGGCGTTGGTCAAGGCCGCCCAGTGGCTCCTCGACCGCGAGGTGCGCAAGGCTGGCGACTGGCGAATCAAGAGTCCCGACCTGGCGCCGGGCGGCTGGGCCTTCGAGTTCCTCAACGACTGGTATCCCGACGTCGATGATTCGGGGATCGTCATGATGGCCATCAACCATATCCGGGTCAAGGACGAACAGGCGAAACAGGATGCCATCAAACGGGGGATCAACTGGTGTCTCGGCATGCAGAGCAAAAACGGCGGCTGGGGTGCTTTCGACAAGGACAATACCAAACATATCCTCAACAAGATCCCCTTTGCCGACCTGGAAGCGCTGATCGATCCGCCGACCGCCGACCTGACCGGCCGGATGCTGGAGCTGATGGGCACTTTCGGCTACCCGCAGGACCACCCGGCAGCCCAGCGAGCCCTCAAGTTCATCTGGGAAACCCAGGAACCCGAGGGGCCCTGGTGGGGCCGGTGGGGCGTCAACTATCTCTACGGCACCTGGTCGGTGCTGAGCGGGCTGGCCGCCATCGGGCTGGACATGTCCAGCCCCGACATTCACCGGGCGATCAACTGGATCAAGTCACGGCAAAATGCCGACGGCGGCTGGGGCGAGACCTGCGCGTCCTATGATGATCCGTCCCTGGCGGGCGTGGGCGAAAGCACCGCCTCCCAGACCGGCTGGGCGCTCCTGTCGCTCCTGGCCGCCGGCGAAGTGAACAGTACCGCCGTCGCCCGCGGGGTCCAATATCTGATCGACACTCAGAAGCCGGACGGGACCTGGGACGAGGATAATTTCACCGGCACCGGTTTCCCCAAGTACTTCATGATCAAGTATCATATTTACCGCAACTGCTTCCCGTTGATGGCGCTGGGACGCTACCGGGCACAGCTGGTGGGGCAGGCCGGATAG
- a CDS encoding MMPL family transporter, which produces MGQDKEMKRFSGLFGMVARHPRLILALALLLSALAVLLTKEKMRFLTGRDDLMPRNAPFQREYRANRAEFGDKEEIVVVIESSDEAKAAAFGSRLYERLTADRRVFREVFYPAGLPFFRTNGLLFMSLDDLRTLRRNLTLAKPTLKALAAAPSVQTLFTQLTEQIDAYLRQGGGRPESAADLARISFMLDKLGSGIATFGAGGGTSPPSLEAVFLGGNDSALARAGRMQILTVLPVRDAASFVPAEEAIRTVRGEVAKLKALPEFAGVTAGLTGTPVLEFEEMATSQRDIAIATVLSLGLTVVLLLLAFRGFLNVLAAMVSLVVAICLSFGLATLVVGHLNILSMVFAVMLIGIGIEYGIQVVLRYQEELGTGAEPLDAIATGLSRNFWAILMAAATTAAAFFTFVFTDFRGIAELGIIASLGIGVCVLVTFTVLPAMLVLLAKYRRPAKSGRAAAGRSPGGSGTLRRFLFGHPKAVVTITAILCLASLYPLIETRFDYNLLNLQAKGLEPVEYAYKLMRSKENSGYFAVATAGSAAEAQALTRRLEALPAVDHVVSLLSFVPDHQPEKLAELAALRRELADVKPVPYDEDLQVMALPTVFENFRTTVTRLNERLTAERRPEARQVGAFLATLDRFFATLEKEKDKNALGMLRDFQGGMLASLPEQLGQLKESLNARPVTVADIPPQLRERFVGKSGRYLLQIAPREEIFERGPLQRFIEQVRTVVPNVNGEPVMVYESMTIMRNAYLWAFIYAFAAIVAILLLAFRSVTYAAIGLVPLVVGILLMVGGMWLGGISFNSANIIVMPLILGIAVDSGIYIINRFRRENGDAAAVVMSSTGLGVIYNTLTIMASFGALMVAHHRGVFSIGAVMSLGMVACQAAFILVLPAVLSLVGKK; this is translated from the coding sequence ATGGGACAAGATAAGGAAATGAAACGTTTTTCCGGGCTGTTCGGGATGGTTGCCCGCCATCCGCGGCTGATCCTGGCGCTGGCGCTGCTGCTCTCGGCGCTGGCGGTGCTGCTGACCAAGGAGAAGATGCGTTTTCTGACCGGTCGGGACGACCTGATGCCGCGCAACGCCCCCTTCCAGCGGGAATACCGGGCGAACCGCGCCGAATTCGGCGACAAGGAAGAGATTGTCGTTGTCATCGAAAGCAGCGACGAAGCGAAGGCCGCCGCCTTCGGCTCCCGGCTCTACGAGCGCTTGACGGCCGACCGGCGGGTGTTCCGGGAGGTGTTCTATCCCGCCGGGCTCCCCTTTTTCCGGACCAATGGCCTCCTCTTCATGTCCCTCGACGACCTGCGGACCCTGCGCCGCAACCTGACCCTCGCCAAGCCGACGCTGAAAGCCCTGGCGGCGGCACCGTCGGTCCAGACTCTCTTCACCCAACTGACCGAACAGATTGATGCCTATCTCCGGCAGGGGGGCGGCCGGCCGGAGAGCGCTGCCGATCTTGCCCGCATCTCTTTCATGCTCGACAAACTTGGGAGCGGCATTGCCACGTTCGGTGCCGGCGGCGGCACATCCCCCCCCTCCCTGGAGGCGGTGTTTCTCGGCGGGAACGATTCGGCCCTGGCACGGGCGGGGCGGATGCAGATCCTGACGGTGCTGCCGGTCCGCGATGCTGCCAGCTTCGTCCCGGCTGAAGAGGCGATCCGGACCGTCCGCGGCGAGGTGGCGAAACTGAAGGCGCTGCCCGAATTCGCCGGCGTGACCGCGGGCCTTACCGGCACGCCGGTGCTCGAATTCGAGGAGATGGCCACCAGCCAACGGGACATTGCCATTGCCACCGTTCTGTCGCTGGGGCTGACCGTGGTGCTGCTCTTGCTGGCTTTCCGGGGCTTTCTCAACGTCCTGGCGGCGATGGTGTCGCTGGTGGTGGCCATCTGCCTCTCCTTCGGCCTGGCGACGCTGGTGGTCGGCCACCTCAATATCCTGTCGATGGTCTTTGCTGTGATGCTGATCGGTATCGGGATCGAGTACGGCATCCAGGTGGTGCTTCGCTACCAGGAGGAACTCGGTACCGGGGCGGAGCCGCTGGACGCGATCGCTACCGGCCTCAGCCGGAATTTCTGGGCGATCCTCATGGCCGCGGCAACTACCGCCGCCGCTTTTTTCACCTTCGTCTTCACCGACTTCCGGGGGATCGCCGAACTCGGGATCATCGCTTCGCTCGGCATCGGCGTCTGCGTACTGGTCACCTTCACCGTCCTGCCGGCAATGCTGGTGCTGCTGGCGAAATACCGCCGGCCGGCGAAGAGCGGCCGGGCGGCGGCCGGGCGTTCACCCGGCGGTTCCGGCACACTGCGGCGTTTCCTCTTCGGCCATCCGAAGGCGGTGGTGACCATCACGGCAATCTTGTGCCTGGCCTCGCTCTACCCACTGATCGAGACCCGCTTCGACTACAACCTGCTCAATCTCCAGGCGAAAGGCCTGGAACCGGTGGAGTACGCTTACAAGCTGATGCGGAGCAAGGAAAACTCCGGTTACTTCGCCGTCGCCACCGCCGGCTCGGCCGCCGAGGCCCAGGCGCTGACCCGTCGCCTGGAGGCGTTGCCGGCCGTCGACCACGTGGTCAGTCTTCTCTCCTTCGTTCCCGACCACCAGCCGGAAAAGCTGGCCGAACTCGCCGCCCTGCGCCGGGAACTCGCCGACGTCAAGCCGGTCCCCTATGACGAGGATCTGCAGGTGATGGCGTTGCCGACGGTCTTCGAGAACTTCCGGACCACCGTCACCCGGCTGAACGAGCGGCTTACCGCCGAGCGGCGGCCGGAGGCCCGGCAGGTCGGGGCGTTCCTCGCCACCCTCGATCGCTTTTTCGCCACCCTGGAGAAAGAAAAGGACAAGAACGCCCTCGGCATGCTGCGGGATTTCCAGGGGGGGATGCTTGCCTCGCTGCCGGAGCAGCTCGGCCAGCTCAAGGAGAGCCTCAACGCCAGACCGGTGACCGTTGCCGATATCCCGCCGCAGCTGCGGGAGCGGTTCGTCGGCAAGAGCGGCCGCTATCTTCTGCAGATTGCCCCGCGGGAGGAGATCTTCGAACGGGGGCCGCTGCAGCGCTTCATCGAGCAGGTGCGGACGGTGGTCCCGAACGTCAACGGCGAACCGGTGATGGTTTACGAGTCGATGACCATCATGCGCAACGCCTACCTCTGGGCCTTCATCTACGCCTTTGCCGCCATTGTCGCCATTCTGCTGCTGGCCTTCCGCAGCGTGACTTACGCCGCCATCGGCCTGGTGCCGCTGGTGGTCGGTATCCTCTTGATGGTGGGGGGAATGTGGCTCGGCGGAATCAGTTTCAATTCGGCCAACATCATCGTCATGCCGCTGATCCTCGGTATCGCCGTCGATTCGGGAATCTACATCATCAACCGCTTTCGCCGGGAAAATGGCGATGCCGCCGCGGTGGTGATGAGCAGTACCGGCCTCGGGGTGATCTACAATACCCTTACCATCATGGCCAGCTTCGGCGCCCTGATGGTGGCCCATCATCGGGGCGTGTTCAGCATCGGGGCGGTGATGTCGCTCGGGATGGTCGCCTGCCAGGCAGCCTTCATCCTGGTGTTGCCGGCCGTGTTGAGCCTGGTGGGGAAAAAGTGA
- a CDS encoding class I SAM-dependent methyltransferase, which translates to MTAGRYRGLAGAVPLAHFFLRERLRGGDRAVDATCGNGHDTLLLARLVGPTGKVWAFDVQAAALAVAAERLTAAGCRDWVELLAVGHERLAELVAGPLRAVVFNLGYLPGADRQTVTSPASTVAALEQALSLLAPGGLILIAVYTGHPGGEAERQAVEQWATGLSPACCNAWRSCQLNRSAAAPYLILVEPLPER; encoded by the coding sequence GTGACCGCCGGGCGCTACCGGGGGCTGGCCGGCGCGGTGCCGCTGGCGCATTTTTTCCTCCGCGAGCGGCTGCGCGGCGGCGACCGGGCGGTGGACGCCACCTGCGGCAACGGCCACGACACCTTGCTGCTCGCCCGGCTGGTCGGGCCGACGGGAAAAGTCTGGGCCTTCGACGTACAAGCGGCAGCCCTGGCCGTCGCCGCCGAGCGACTGACTGCGGCGGGTTGCCGTGATTGGGTGGAACTGCTGGCCGTCGGCCACGAGCGGTTGGCCGAACTGGTCGCCGGACCGCTGCGGGCGGTGGTCTTCAACCTCGGCTATCTCCCCGGTGCCGACCGACAGACGGTCACCAGTCCCGCAAGCACCGTCGCCGCCCTGGAGCAGGCGCTTTCCCTGCTGGCGCCCGGGGGGCTCATTCTCATCGCAGTCTATACCGGCCATCCCGGCGGCGAGGCGGAGCGGCAGGCCGTCGAACAGTGGGCGACCGGCCTTTCCCCTGCTTGCTGCAATGCCTGGCGGAGTTGTCAACTCAACCGGTCGGCGGCGGCTCCCTATCTGATCCTCGTCGAACCCCTCCCCGAACGTTAG